Proteins found in one Neodiprion lecontei isolate iyNeoLeco1 chromosome 6, iyNeoLeco1.1, whole genome shotgun sequence genomic segment:
- the LOC107219565 gene encoding uncharacterized protein LOC107219565, whose product MRSVALALACSCVLAVVGPSWTMEEAASSMPLQPSSGSMALDSDLDSEGLQSGPEKRVYSYVSEYKRLPIYNFGLGKRWSTSGVVPEDKRARLYSFGLGKRARPYSFGLGKRGESYGNQVRMEDDYEEELREPLDEFLQDKRSRLYSFGLGKRTAGAEERGDFGQRFNFGLGKRPSEAEFGRRYKFGLGKRRFGGDEEADQRQIALASQLLQSHYFSNLLSPREAYIVSHGIGRDDARRPRRKARRPSVGSRTRMNNAAATSNERCKIRKWRFPGGLSYLPVLLLVVILPPRSSGIEITWRPDLDWTTKSNWVNDFVPENGSRVVFPVEMRLSVGLPARNVVLDVAGLQLPRDGGVALPKAGRLTISESDSSAKTAEWKTEGPLLWADPNNWSSKRSLAAIPHLERLPCQDDVVVLPAPDRVFSVRMPNAEGVKVKGVRLSGDLGTMPSWDWRDAKFRSEFAAGPASVEYSGLRSCTNCPCQPERTGREMLEEVCEVVKSSCETICDTPIRIEGHCCDFCGGRVQVTDKTSLNLLKKMADQGLSGYGSSLSWYVRSTWDSRGEILIAGKDGKYSFSQIDDAMLALANVLKEQGIEIVDTETTGFALTMSKTATILLPIFGTLVVVVLVFLVIFPYFGYPLLEIVEDSWSAMRVHFSENRDEGMASGSGTKPRLHIRPFRFARFQNTPDSNVELATAAGDIVAEDEDEYAEEESGIGSRFANPLYRSGKKQTAASPNVQSFAALRRTQDAEDLLPADDEVDLTLDP is encoded by the exons atgagGAGCGTCGCGTTGGCGCTGGCGTGTTCCTGCGTCTTGGCCGTTGTGGGTCCGTCCTGGACGATGGAGGAGGCGGCGTCCTCGATGCCGCTTCAACCTTCGTCGGGCAGCATGGCCCTCGACTCGGATTTGGACTCGGAGGGTCTGCAGAGCGGGCCGGAAAAGCGGGTCTACAGTTACGTGTCCGAGTACAAGAGGCTCCCGATCTACAACTTTGGTCTGGGGAAGCGGTGGTCGACGAGCGGCGTCGTCCCCGAGGATAAG AGAGCACGTCTGTACTCGTTCGGGCTGGGAAAGCGGGCGAGACCTTACAGCTTCGGTCTTGGAAAACGCGGAGAGAGTTACGGAAACCAGGTCAGGATGGAGGACGACTACGAGGAGGAGTTGCGGGAGCCGCTCGACGAGTTCCTCCAGGACAAACGGAGCCGTCTGTACAGCTTCGGTCTTGGAAAAAGAACCGCGGGGGCGGAGGAGCGGGGCGATTTTGGACAGCGGTTCAATTTCGGATTGGGAAAACGACCCAGCGAGGCGGAATTCGGTCGACGGTACAAATTCGGTCTCGGTAAACGGCGGTTCGGCGGGGATGAAGAGGCGGATCAGCGGCAGATCGCCCTCGCCTCT CAGCTGCTGCAGAGTCACTATTTTTCCAATTTGTTATCACCGAGAGAGGCGTACATCGTCTCCCATGGGATCGGACGCGACGACGCCCGTCGTCCGAGGCGAAAAGCGAGGCGGCCGTCAGTCGGTTCGAGAACCAGGATGAACAACGCGGCCGCGACGTCTAACGAAAGGTGTAAAATCCGGAAGTGGAGGTTCCCCGGGGGACTATCGTACCTTCCGGTTCTCCTTCTGGTCGTTATTCTCCCTCCGCGATCCTCGGGCATCGAGATAACTTGGAGGCCGGATCTCGACTGGACCACCAAGAGCAACTGGGTAAACGATTTCGTGCCCGAGAATGGAAGCCGCGTCGTTTTCCCCGTCGAGATGCGACTGTCCGTCGGACTTCCGGCCCGAAACGTCGTCCTCGACGTCGCCGGGCTTCAACTACCACGGGACGGAGGCGTCGCCCTTCCAAAAGCAGGACGACTCACG ATAAGCGAATCTGATTCCTCGGCAAAAACGGCGGAGTGGAAAACGGAAGGTCCGCTGCTCTGGGCGGATCCGAACAACTGGTCCTCGAAGAGGTCGCTAGCAGCGATTCCTCACCTCGAGCGACTTCCGTGTCAGGATGACGTCGTCGTCCTCCCAGCACCGGACCGCGTCTTCAGCGTCCGAATGCCAAACGCCGAGGGCGTCAAGGTCAAGGGTGTAAGGCTGAGCGGTGACCTGGGAACCATGCCGTCATGGGACTGGAGAGACGCCAAATTCCGAAGCGAGTTCGCCGCGGGACCGGCATCAGTCGA GTACAGCGGATTGAGAAGCTGCACCAATTGTCCTTGCCAGCCGGAAAGAACCGGAAGAGAGATGCTTGAGGAAGTGTGCGAAGTCGTAAAATCAAGCTGCGAGACGATCTGCGACACCCCCATCCGG ATCGAGGGTCACTGCTGCGACTTTTGCGGGGGCCGGGTTCAGGTGACGGACAAGACATCGTTGAATTTGTTGAAGAAGATGGCTGACCAAGGCTTGTCGGGATATGGCAGCAGTTTATCCTGGTACGTCCGTAGTACGTGGGACTCGCGTGGGGAAATTTTGATAGCTGGAAAAGACGGGAAATACTCGTTTAGCCAGATCGACGATGCGATGCTCGCCCTCGCCAACGTTCTAAAag AGCAGGGAATCGAGATCGTCGACACCGAGACGACAGGCTTCGCCCTGACCATGTCAAAAACCGCGACGATTCTGTTGCCCATTTTCGGAaccctcgtcgtcgtcgtcctcgtTTTTCTCGTCATCTTCCCCTACTTCGGGTACCCGTTACTCGA GATCGTCGAGGACAGTTGGAGCGCAATGCGTGTTCATTTTTCGGAGAACAGAGATGAGGGAATGGCATCGGGAAGCGGAACAAAGCCGAGATTGCATATTCGACCGTTCAGGTTCGCCCGTTTTCAAAACACGCCCGATTCGAACGTGGAGTTGGCTACAGCCGCGGGAGATATCGTCGCCGAGGACGAAGACGAATACGCCGAGGAGGAGAGCGGAATCGGGAGTAGATTCGCCAACCCGCTTTACCGATccggaaaaaaacaaaccgcgGCTTCGCCGAATGTTCAGAGCTTCGCGGCGTTACGGAGAACCCAAGACGCGGAGGATCTTCTCCCTGCGGATGACGAAGTCGACCTCACCCTCGACCCCTAG